The Candida albicans SC5314 chromosome 5, complete sequence genome includes a region encoding these proteins:
- the VPS1 gene encoding dynamin-like GTPase (Dynamin-family GTPase-related protein; induced upon adherence to polystyrene; regulated by Gcn2p and Gcn4p) translates to MDETLIATINKLQDALAPLGGGSSSPVDLPQITVVGSQSSGKSSVLENVVGRDFLPRGTGIVTRRPLVLQLINRRPSKDLKKANDLVDVNASESTGGQSENNADEWGEFLHLPGKKFFNFEDIRNEIVRETDAKTGKNLGISPVPINLRIYSPHVLTLTLVDLPGLTKVPVGDQPKDIERQIKDMIMKFISKPNAIILSVNAANTDLANSDGLKLAREVDPEGARTIGVLTKVDLMDQGTDVIDILAGRVIPLRFGYVPVINRGQKDIEAKKTIRDALKDERNFFENHPSYRAKAQFCGTPYLAKKLNGILLHHIKSTLPDIKMRIEHSLKKYQQELSMLGPEMAESPASIALSMITNFSKDYTGILDGESKELSSQELSGGARISFVFHEIFKNGVNAIDPFDQIKDADIRTIMHNTSGSAPSLFVGTQAFEVLVRQQIKRLEEPSIRCINLIFDELVRILSQIISQPQYSRYPGLKEQLSQNFILYLRDLLIPTTEFVNDIIQAEETYVNTAHPDLLKGTQAMSIVEEKFHPKPQVAVDPKTGKPLPPSQQPAQATSPKPEDGSSNGFFGGFFSSKNKKRLQQMEAPPPVLRATGTMSERETMETEVIKLLISSYYNIVKRTVGDVVPKAIMLKLINKSKDEIQKTLLEKLYSSPDLDDLVKENELTVQKRKECVRMVEVLRNASEIVSSV, encoded by the coding sequence ATGGATGAGACATTGATTGCCACCATTAACAAATTACAAGATGCATTGGCTCCTTTAGGTGGAGGATCATCCTCGCCAGTAGATTTGCCTCAAATCACTGTTGTTGGATCCCAATCCAGTGGTAAATCGTCAGTATTGGAAAATGTTGTTGGTAGAGACTTTTTACCTAGAGGAACAGGTATTGTTACCAGAAGGCCCTTGGTTTTACAATTAATCAACAGAAGACCAAGCAAGGATTTGAAGAAAGCTAATGATTTGGTTGATGTTAATGCTTCAGAAAGCACAGGTGGTCAATCAGAAAATAATGCTGATGAATGGGGTGAATTTTTGCATTTGCCGGGgaaaaagtttttcaattttgaagatATCAGAAACGAAATTGTTAGAGAAACTGATGCCAAAACAGGTAAGAATTTGGGTATTTCACCAGTGCCAATCAATTTGAGAATTTACTCTCCTCACGTTTTAACGTTAACTTTAGTTGATTTACCAGGGTTGACAAAAGTCCCCGTTGGTGATCAGCCCaaagatattgaaagaCAAATCAAAGAtatgattatgaaatttatttctAAGCCTAACGCCATTATCTTGTCTGTCAACGCTGCTAATACAGATTTGGCCAATTCAGATGGGTTGAAATTAGCAAGAGAAGTTGACCCTGAAGGTGCAAGAACAATTGGTGTTTTAACCAAAGTGGATTTAATGGATCAAGGTACTGATGTTATTGACATCTTGGCTGGACGTGTCATCCCATTGAGATTTGGTTATGTTCCAGTGATAAACAGAGGTCAAAAGGATATCGAAGCTAAGAAAACTATCAGGGACGCATTGAAAGATGAAAGAaacttttttgaaaatcacCCATCATACAGAGCCAAAGCCCAATTCTGTGGTACTCCTTACTTGgccaagaaattgaatggTATTTTGTTGCACCACATCAAGAGTACTTTACCTGACATCAAGATGAGAATTGAGCATTCATTGAAGAAGTatcaacaagaattatCAATGCTTGGACCTGAAATGGCTGAGTCTCCTGCATCAATTGCATTGAGTATGATCACTAATTTCTCCAAAGATTACACTGGCATCTTAGATGGTGAATCCAAAGAATTGAGCTCACAAGAATTGAGTGGTGGTGCCCGTATTTCCTTTGTGTTTCAtgaaattttcaagaaTGGGGTTAATGCCATTGATCCATTTGATCAAATTAAAGATGCTGATATTAGAACAATTATGCATAATACCTCTGGGTCGGCACCCTCGTTGTTTGTCGGTACCCAAGCTTTCGAGGTGTTGGTAAgacaacaaatcaaaagatTGGAAGAACCTTCTATCAGATgtatcaatttaattttcgATGAGTTAGTCAGAATTTTATCACAAATTATTAGTCAACCACAATATTCAAGATACCCCGGTTTGAAAGAGCAATTGTCTCagaatttcattttataCTTGAGAGATTTGTTGATTCCAACCACTGAGTTTGTCAATGATATAATTCAAGCTGAGGAGACATATGTTAACACTGCTCATCCAGATTTGTTGAAGGGGACACAAGCAATGTCTATTGTGGAAGAGAAGTTCCATCCAAAGCCACAAGTTGCTGTTGATCCTAAGACTGGTAAACCATTGCCGCCAAGTCAACAACCAGCACAAGCCACATCACCTAAACCAGAAGATGGGTCATCTAATGGATTCTTTGGTGGATTCTTTTCTagcaaaaacaaaaagagaTTACAACAAATGGAAGCCCCACCTCCAGTATTGAGAGCCACAGGTACTATGAGTGAAAGAGAAACTATGGAAACCGAAgttatcaaattattgatttcttcataCTATAATATTGTTAAGCGTACTGTTGGTGATGTTGTTCCTAAAGCTATtatgttgaaattgatcaacaaaTCCAAGGATGAGATCCAAAAGACTTTATTGGAAAAGTTGTACAGCAGTCCAGACTTGGATGATTTGGTTAAGGAAAATGAGCTTACTGTTCAAAAGAGAAAGGAATGTGTTAGAATGGTTGAGGTGTTGAGAAACGCTAGTGAAATTGTTTCTAGTGTTTAG
- a CDS encoding uncharacterized protein (Ortholog(s) have palmitoyltransferase activity, role in protein palmitoylation, protein targeting to membrane and endoplasmic reticulum palmitoyltransferase complex, extrinsic component of endoplasmic reticulum membrane localization) yields the protein MNETKTDSTVNPDQSSQELVFFNYHEYLVPGSDDTSLVINHFPNIHTDLSSSTFKETRIIRIPRVYHTVQFPDLIPQFSCYYPGSEPGAITSTQLMSGSFDDNSFNESSSIPSLENIISRSEFENIVSLVNESLAVAFNPMSKRMLLENLLDLLSGGLFLSLLNFLGIYSFTKRKLMELESQIDSINQINEKKGVDFKIISPRVTGYLSLDFQITKPR from the exons ATGAATGAAACCAAGACAGACTCTACAGTCAATCCTGATCAATCTTCTCAAGAGTTagtatttttcaattaccATGAATATTTGGTTCCAGGATCAGATGACACTTCACTAGTGATTAACCATTTTCCCAACATACACACTGACCTTTCATCTAGCACGTTTAAAGAAACCAGAATCATTCGGATTCCACGTGTGTATCATACAGTTCAATTTCCTGATTTGATTCCACAGTTTTCTTGTTACTACCCAGGTTCAGAGCCTGGAGCAATCACTCTGACACAACTTATGAGTGGAtcatttgatgataatagTTTTAATGAAAGCTCGTCGATCCCTAGCTTGGAAAACATTATACTGAGGagtgaatttgaaaacataGTCAGTCTAGTCAATGAATCACTTGCGGTAGCATTCAATCCAATGAGCAAAAGGATGTTGCTCGAAAACTTATTGGATCTACTATCTGGTGGGTTATTCCTaagtttattgaatttcCTTGGAATTTACTCatttacaaaaagaaagctAATGGAACTAGAAAGCCAAATTGATTCCATCAACCAAATTAACGAAAAGAAAGGTGTTGATTTTAAGATTATATCACCGAGAGTCACTGGATATTTATCT cttgattttcaaataacGAAGCCCAGGTAG
- a CDS encoding uncharacterized protein (Ortholog of C. dubliniensis CD36 : Cd36_51110, C. parapsilosis CDC317 : CPAR2_302560, Candida tenuis NRRL Y-1498 : CANTEDRAFT_135271 and Debaryomyces hansenii CBS767 : DEHA2E12914g), with translation MESSTNYPMVSMNTPIKKIRDLTLNSPSSGHQLDLHLHDTSTFNSNSIYPSLDDIQTSPTAATMLQKGYSQKITNNVLSELNSRAQQLLGSPPPISRSNNYSNGDSSSNKVMNRRNKRYSTIHMNKFTQMDSINQHYSVHMKTPSPQKSESPSSGEMEESATKRRRTLNGSDQIVAVPVIQKETTVENNSSPNRKISPSKGSRDLNSILRRKTTETGSPNKENFVKPYPPTNKLRQSSLEMAGVVHTSSPSQHQQQQQQKLADPPCLYKKRSIPQLQKKSSHPTLNRKSSIPTLNKKSSIPSLQRKSSIPSFSGTPSPNMPSMYFAHSPVNDMPPPPPPHGSHLPALNKKPSFTQTNKNTPRLTRVSPSKSIPSSVSSRSVDSRALQNSTNLPTMTKSKSVTIPQPFSLYDKPTVSSSLKSLNKFQKFKDKLS, from the coding sequence ATGGAGTCATCGACAAATTATCCAATGGTGTCTATGAATACACCGATAAAAAAGATCCGAGATCTAACCTTAAATTCACCATCATCGGGACATCAGCTCGATCTTCATTTGCATGACACCTCCACATTTAACAGCAACAGTATCTACCCAAGTCTTGATGATATACAGACGTCTccaacagcagcaacaatGTTACAAAAAGGTTATTCACAAAAAATCACTAACAATGTTTTATCGGAACTAAATTCACGAGCCCAACAATTGTTGGGGTCACCACCACCGATATCACGACTGAATAATTATAGCAATGGAGATTCCAGCTCCAACAAAGTCATGAATAGAAGAAACAAACGCTATAGTACTATTCATATGAATAAATTCACACAAATGGATTCTATAAATCAGCATTATTCGGTTCATATGAAAACCCCATCACCACAGAAATCTGAATCACCGTCATCAGGGGAGATGGAGGAATCGGCaaccaaaagaagaagaacatTGAATGGATCTGATCAGATAGTTGCTGTTCCAGTAATACAAAAGGAAACCACTGTTGAGAATAACAGTAGTCCCAATAGAAAAATATCACCTTCGAAAGGTTCAAGggatttgaattcaatattaCGACGGAAAACAACAGAGACTGGATCTccaaataaagaaaattttgttaaaCCATATCCTCCAACCAACAAATTAAGACAAAGCTCGTTGGAAATGGCTGGTGTCGTACACACATCATCACCTtcacaacatcaacaacaacaacaacagaaactTGCTGATCCTCCTTGTTTATACAAGAAACGCTCTATTCCTCAATTGCAAAAGAAGTCTTCCCATCCTACATTAAACCGAAAATCTTCAATACCCACTTTGAACAAAAAGTCGTCAATCCCTTCATTACAACGGAAATCATCTATACCAAGTTTTAGTGGGACTCCGTCACCAAATATGCCGTCTATGTATTTTGCACATCTGCCTGTTAATGACATGCCACCACCGCCACCTCCACATGGGTCACATTTGCCTGCGCTCAATAAAAAACCGTCATTTACACAAACTAATAAGAATACCCCTCGATTGACTAGAGTCAGTCCATCGAAATCAATACCTTCTAGTGTATCCTCTAGAAGCGTTGATTCTCGTGCCTTACAAAACTCAACTAATCTTCCGACAATGACGAAATCAAAGTCTGTAACGATACCCCAACCGTTCTCATTATACGATAAACCTACAGTTTCATCGTCCCTCAAATCGCTTAATaagtttcaaaaattcaaagatAAGCTTTCGTGA
- the CYC3 gene encoding holocytochrome c synthase (Mitochondrial cytochrome c heme lyase; antigenic cell-wall protein; filament induced; induced on polystyrene adherence, interaction with macrophage; N-glycosylation, 2 heme-binding motifs; rat catheter, Spider biofilm induced) has translation MGWFWADKPSQDTVKATSFFTTPSACPIDHSKLASSSPTCPVKLNNDNDEVLNPLNNMPMAISSERAPGQRIKLSTERTISTIPRGESEDQGLWEYPSPQQMLNAMLSKGKGDGVPEDAVESMVEVHNFLNEGAWQQILTWEDQYTQQTKVEPRLKKFTGRPHDLSPKARMYLWLGQLFPETFNTIPPFDRHDWTVLRSCGRNQGWKEVRYVIDYYGAPDDEETGMPAFMLDTRPALDNLTNARDRFTHWAYPLWKKAMGEVRD, from the coding sequence ATGGGTTGGTTTTGGGCAGATAAACCAAGCCAGGACACAGTTAAAGCTACAAGCTTTTTTACCACCCCCTCAGCATGTCCTATAGATCATTCGAAACTcgcttcttcttctccaaCATGCCCCGTCAAACTTAACAACGACAATGACGAAGTTTTAAATCCTTTGAACAACATGCCTATGGCAATATCATCTGAAAGAGCCCCTGGACAGCgtatcaaattatcaaccGAAAGAACTATATCAACTATTCCTCGTGGTGAATCAGAAGATCAAGGACTATGGGAATATCCATCACCACAACAAATGTTGAATGCCATGTTACTGAAGGGGAAAGGTGATGGTGTTCCTGAAGATGCCGTAGAGAGTATGGTTGAAGTGCATAACTTCTTAAATGAAGGGGCATGGCAACAAATTTTAACTTGGGAAGACCAATATACTCAACAAACTAAAGTAGAGCCACGATTGAAGAAATTCACTGGTAGACCTCATGATTTATCGCCAAAGGCAAGAATGTATTTATGGTTAGGTCAATTGTTCCCAGAAACTTTCAATACTATTCCTCCTTTTGATAGACACGATTGGACAGTTTTAAGAAGTTGTGGCCGTAATCAAGGCTGGAAAGAGGTTCGTTATGTCATCGATTACTATGGAGCTCCTGACGATGAAGAAACTGGAATGCCAGCATTCATGTTGGATACTCGTCCTGCTTTGGATAATCTCACTAACGCCCGTGACAGATTCACTCATTGGGCATATCCTCTTTGGAAGAAAGCTATGGGCGAAGTCAGAGATTAG
- a CDS encoding uncharacterized protein (Predicted protein of unknown function; merged with orf19.1952 in Assembly 21): MIRLFPKQIRSLSYLTKTTINPVDFQLKIPEQFTPKSLLVLSTPTNLPQVIEDSIKLSQKQDLQLVVAGVDTVVPYSHRNGVSELWLDEPISIGDSALLEEKDDINKPPRESDGLNVVSAQKHWKNIASQLKINLRQEMELKLNLANTVFSTGSIITLFYFGNGLNSGQHLCDLEISLPRGLIPRHSSAVVKDNWTDLYPGTSFKVTNCVGNLLKSIDNNPAAKYLEENKKLMSIGSKETEVFVKIKKPNSTKVERFKVTAGGGGWGAKADIIALSPEAKLVKGSEIQFFMVTPEDRYLPNHNDDEVAQFTNAFTFTNSYEETSYNEDTDESQHIYENVFGAGSEQGFFFNDVKHNSPGESVSLKLEKKK; this comes from the coding sequence ATGATCAGACTATTTCCGAAACAAATACGTTCTCTTTCTTATTTGACAAAGACCACTATCAATCCAGTTGATTTCCAGTTAAAAATTCCAGAGCAATTCACTCCAAAATCATTGCTAGTTTTATCGACCCCAACAAATCTACCTCAAGTCATCGAGGACTCAATCAAATTGTCCCAAAAACAAGATTTGCAATTGGTTGTAGCAGGTGTTGATACAGTTGTACCTTATTCACACAGAAATGGAGTTTCTGAGCTTTGGTTGGACGAACCTATTAGTATTGGGGACTCGGCTCTTttggaagaaaaagatgatATTAATAAACCACCTCGAGAAAGTGATGGCTTGAATGTTGTTAGTGCACAGAAACATTGGAAGAACATAGCTTcccaattgaaaattaatCTAAGACAAGAAATggaattaaaattgaatctaGCAAACACCGTGTTCTCTACTGGCTCGATTATAACTTTATTTTACTTTGGTAATGGTTTGAATCTGGGACAACATTTGTGTGATTTAGAGATCCTGTTGCCCCGAGGATTGATACCAAGACACTCCAGTGCTGTGGTAAAAGACAACTGGACCGATTTGTATCCTGGAACTAGCTTTAAGGTCACCAATTGTGTGGGCAACTTGCTTAAATCTATTGATAACAACCCTGCAGCCAAATACCTTGAGgagaacaaaaaattgatgagCATTGGATCTAAGGAGACAGAGGTTTTCgtcaaaatcaagaaacCAAACAGTACAAAAGTTGAGAGGTTTAAAGTTACTGCGGGTGGTGGTGGATGGGGAGCCAAGGCTGACATCATTGCTCTCTCACCAGAAGCTAAACTCGTAAAGGGAAGCGAGATACAGTTTTTTATGGTCACCCCAGAAGATAGGTATTTGCCAAATCATAACGACGACGAGGTTGCTCAATTTACAAACGCATTCACTTTTACCAACTCCTACGAAGAGACTAGTTACAATGAGGATACAGATGAAAGCCAGCATATATATGAAAATGTTTTTGGTGCTGGCAGTGAACAGGGGTTCTTTTTCAACGACGTAAAACACAATTCTCCGGGTGAATCAGTATCTCTAAAGTtggagaagaaaaaatag
- a CDS encoding uncharacterized protein (Ortholog(s) have mRNA binding activity, role in reciprocal meiotic recombination and mitochondrion localization): MIPLRQIVGRTTRSGFLQIRSASKAGTIALRYQSTTSTTTNTATPTTTPDNDNSKPSSETVKTEQSSLPKATQKGKQDKKAPSKKTPVNPKLRDISGQIKETIIQSTTDLNEAYSILEEGITFLREIQKSENITDRQIFKEFYPLATELFNLAQKPETTIDHSLNEIIDMFVKNKIAHSMHFIQLAANALKQNSEAYDEVLQYWFKSFEYTKSHDFLYVNNFNGIKTKIEYQPYDFTNLAIYAYVQSCIAQKVTYSPVDAAKFSPSGKIPPFYHIKKTLEVLDIYDGKKFREYCNLLETDSQERFNPNGASSIKKIENTPDKKQLDKFYQNVVDICNKRNIKVDEKVIVALMQRYFQFDEYNEVFSLFETIMNSGVKPSIDAWNIVIKAMTNPSRIASFGGKAKQQELVQNFERTLQTIVSSGVQFNGETVGAIVSGYANFGQFDKAQEYIDKYAKGVKDNGAVISLCNDGILRGLVYNGKIEEAESKLKQFMETHTQYKPHTHVMNDFLNYYAKKKNYKAINGITNFMRKHNIAENVSIKTTMINAYFESLHAIGKTPDLSSFLAKMESSENAGKRGFNEQMHSTLLKGLIQGANIEAARQLFDILKSRYPRSAWLNTNMMVGELTLGNVKLGEDIFNYYIKEIRNEPIIWNTFIHNLLARDEKLADFYFEKMKQDSQVQPNFYTYYFMLQHYRRKAKKDRLQQLVNELAEVDWTSYGTSLPDFIKRLTNYLDVPASLLSKLDKQQATVDKQ; this comes from the coding sequence ATGATCCCTTTGAGACAGATTGTCGGTAGGACTACTAGAAGTGGGTTTCTTCAAATAAGAAGTGCTAGTAAAGCAGGTACTATAGCTTTACGCTATCAATCCACTACTTCCACTACCACCAACACTGCAactccaacaacaactccaGACAACGACAATTCGAAACCATCTTCAGAAACTGTTAAAACCGAACAATCCTCCCTCCCCAAAGCCACTCAAAAGGGAAAACAAGATAAGAAAGCTCCTTCCAAGAAAACACCAGTCAACCCCAAGTTAAGAGATATTAGTGGACAAATTAAAGAAACCATTATTCAATCCACCACAGATTTGAATGAAGCCTATAGTATTTTAGAAGAAGGGATTACGTTTTTAAgagaaattcaaaaatcaGAGAATATTACTGATCGACAAATTTTCAAGGAATTTTATCCTTTGGCTACcgaattgtttaatttagCTCAAAAGCCcgaaacaacaattgaccATTCgttaaatgaaataattgatatgTTTGTTAAGAATAAGATTGCTCATTCAATGCACTTTATTCAATTAGCTGCAAATGCTCTCAAACAAAACAGTGAAGCTTATGATGAAGTATTGCAGTATTGGTTCAAGAGTTTTGAATATACCAAATCGCATGATTTTTTGTATGTCAATAACTTCAATGgaatcaaaaccaaaattgaatatcaaCCTTACGATTTCACCAATTTGGCCATATATGCTTATGTTCAATCGTGTATTGCTCAAAAAGTTACATACTCGCCAGTCGATGCTGCCAAGTTTTCCCCTAGTGGCAAAATACCACCATTTTATCATATCAAGAAAACTTTAGAAGTGTTGGATATCTACGACGGTAAAAAGTTCCGTGAATATTGTAATTTATTGGAAACTGATTCCCAAGAAAGATTCAATCCAAATGGGGCTAGTTCaatcaagaaaattgaaaacaccCCAGATAAAAAGCAACTCGATAAATTCTATCAAAATGTGGTTGATATTTGTAACAAGCGTAATATCaaagttgatgaaaaagtCATTGTTGCATTGATGCAAAGAtactttcaatttgatgaatACAATGAAGTTTTCAGtttatttgaaacaattatGAATTCTGGCGTTAAACCATCGATTGATGCTTGGAATATAGTTATTAAAGCAATGACAAACCCTTCAAGAATAGCTAGTTTTGGAGGCAAAGCCAAGCAACAAGAACTTGtacaaaattttgaaagaacTTTACAAACCATAGTGTCGTCAGGAGTACAATTTAATGGTGAAACTGTTGGTGCCATCGTCAGTGGGTATGCCAATTTTGGACAATTCGACAAAGCTCAAGAgtatattgataaatacGCTAAAGGTGTCAAGGACAACGGAGCTGTAATCAGTTTATGTAATGATGGGATTTTGAGAGGGTTGGTTTACAATGGGAAAATTGAAGAGGCCGAATCCAAATTGAAACAGTTTATGGAAACTCACACTCAATACAAACCTCATACCCACGTTATGAATGACTTTCTCAATTATTATgccaagaagaaaaactaTAAGGCCATTAATGGTATCACCAATTTTATGAGAAAACACAACATTGCTGAAAATGTGTCAATCAAAACCACTATGATTAATGCCTATTTTGAGAGTTTGCATGCCATTGGTAAGACTCCAGATCTTTCCAGCTTTTTAGCCAAAATGGAATCATCGGAAAATGCCGGTAAACGTGGATTCAACGAACAAATGCATTCGACTTTATTAAAGGGGTTGATTCAAGGGGCCAATATTGAAGCTGCTAGACAACTTTTCGATATATTAAAGTCAAGATATCCTCGTTCTGCATGGTTGAATACCAATATGATGGTTGGTGAACTCACTTTGGGAAATGTTAAACTTGGAGAAGATATCTTCAATTATTACATCAAAGAAATCAGAAATGAACCAATTATTTGGAATACATTTATTCATAATTTATTAGCTcgtgatgaaaaattagctgacttttattttgaaaaaatgaagCAAGATTCTCAAGTTCAACCTAATTTTTACACCTATTATTTCATGTTACAACATTATAGAAGAAAGGCTAAGAAGGATAGATTACAGCAATTGGTTAACGAATTGGCTGAAGTCGATTGGACTTCATATGGAACTTCATTACCTGATTTCATTAAAAGATTGACCAATTATTTGGATGTACCTGCTTCGTTGTTGTCCAAACTTGACAAACAGCAGGCAACTGTAgataaacaataa
- the PUS4 gene encoding pseudouridine synthase (Putative pseudouridine synthase; transcript regulated by Nrg1, Mig1, and Tup1): MNGVFAVYKPSGITSAKFIERIQNKFTKSEVFAKDLQEMKDKIRSDLSRDRKWKPQKIEKKIASTKVKIGHGGTLDPLASGILVVGVGLGTKKLQYYLAECQKTYETKALLGISTTTGDSEGEIVSKNKIDHITSELIDSTVEKFIGDIKQTPPIFSALKVNGKPLYEYARKGLSLPTNIKVRDVTVNNITVVKEDSLKTDHEFTKLESELDENGVPKEHGLKDNPTLNDSPLFFSKQYLEKAEKEGLPKETGKPKLLADDESLPEKLPMIHFISDVSSGTYIRSLISDIGRAMESSAYMVELIRTKQSEWELGKNVFKFEDFEKDERIWGPVLKKVFEKGGAEIQDLDKEFEEVAKTVEFSVTKETKESTSETIPQKRSIDEVEK; this comes from the coding sequence ATGAACGGAGTATTTGCAGTATACAAACCCTCAGGCATTACATCTGCCAAATTCATTGAAAGAATTCAGAATAAGTTCACAAAATCCGAAGTGTTTGCCAAAGACTTACAAGAGATGAAAGACAAAATAAGATCAGATCTTAGCCGTGATAGAAAATGGAAACCGCAAAAGATTGAGAAAAAGATCGCCTCAACCAAGGTGAAAATTGGCCATGGAGGTACATTGGATCCTTTAGCAAGTGGGATTTTGGTGGTTGGTGTTGGATTGGGAACGAAAAAATTACAATACTATCTTGCTGAGTGTCAAAAGACATATGAAACAAAAGCCTTGTTGGGAATATCTACCACCACGGGGGATTCAGAGGGGGAAATTGTTagtaaaaacaaaattgatcACATTACCCTGGAATTAATAGATAGTACTGtggaaaaatttattggtGATATTAAGCAAACCCCACCTATTTTCTCAGCATTAAAAGTCAATGGGAAACCACTTTACGAATACGCACGAAAAGGATTGTCTTTGCCTACAAATATCAAAGTAAGAGATGTTACTGTCAATAATATTACTGTTGTCAAAGAAGACTCATTGAAAACTGATCACgaatttacaaaattggAAAGCGAGTTAGACGAAAATGGTGTTCCCAAAGAACATGGGTTGAAGGATAATCCAACTTTAAATGACTCGCCATTATTCTTTTCCAAGcaatatttggaaaaagCTGAAAAAGAGGGTCTACCTAAGGAAACTGGAAAACCAAAGTTGTTAGCTGACGACGAATCTTTACCAGAGAAATTGCCAATGATTCATTTCATTAGTGATGTGTCATCCGGTACTTATATTAGAAGTTTGATTAGTGATATTGGTAGAGCTATGGAGTCTAGTGCATACATGGTGGAGTTGATTAGAACAAAACAATCTGAATGGGAATTGGGTAAAAATGtgtttaaatttgaagattttgaaaaagatgaaaGAATATGGGGTCCAGTATTAAAGAAGgtttttgaaaaaggtGGTGCTGAAATACAAGACTTGGAcaaagaatttgaagaagTGGCCAAGACTGTAGAATTTCTGGTCACAAAGGAAACCAAAGAGTCAACTTCAGAAACTATTCCTCAAAAAAGATCTAttgatgaagttgaaaaataa
- a CDS encoding ADP-ribose 1''-phosphate phosphatase (Ortholog(s) have ADP-ribosyl-[dinitrogen reductase] hydrolase activity, phosphatase activity) translates to MIQYIKGDLFTHAIPAGKKVILAHACNTHGSWGGGIAAVFRKKFPKSNNEYSQYCHKNSNLLGTSFIIESDQPNILIACLFTSDFNQTPEQIVHFTKQSIADLARKVSDYKEVEKCDGKVAINMPKINAGIFGVPWEDTESALQEFDNLHFNVYVI, encoded by the coding sequence ATGATTCAATATATTAAAGGTGATTTGTTCACACACGCAATTCCAGCTGGTAAAAAAGTAATTCTAGCCCATGCCTGTAATACCCATGGATCATGGGGAGGAGGTATAGCAGCTGTATTCCGAAAGAAGTTCCCCAAATCAAACAACGAGTACAGTCAATATTGTCATAAGAACTCTAATCTATTGGGTACATCTTTCATTATTGAGTCGGATCAGCCAAATATACTTATTGCGTGTCTTTTCACAAGTGATTTTAATCAAACACCAGAACAAATTGTCCATTTTACCAAACAATCAATTGCAGACTTGGCAAGAAAGGTATCTGACTATAAAGAAGTGGAGAAATGTGATGGTAAAGTTGCTATAAATATGCCCAAGATCAATGCTGGGATATTCGGTGTTCCATGGGAAGATACCGAGCTGGCCCTAcaagaatttgataatttgcaTTTCAATGTTTATgtaatttga